The Antedon mediterranea chromosome 7, ecAntMedi1.1, whole genome shotgun sequence genome has a segment encoding these proteins:
- the LOC140055056 gene encoding digestive cysteine proteinase 2-like isoform X2, which produces MKIFLCVLLVGVSVAKSNPKWEMFKKTFDKAYTAEEEIYRRSVFEDNQKFIQKHNAEFEKGLHTYTVGINKFADLTDDEFVSFFLGYLKMNTTTGTMYQEPSNFKAQNAVDWTKRGYVTPVKDQKYCQSGWAFSAAGSVEGQHFRRSYKLISLSEQQLMDCSRDYSSCYSSRRYPDDAFKYIKAQGIESEKDYPYKGQSGVCKYNASLVVATVTSYGHVSNNERSLMSAVGSVGPISAMMDARSSSFRSYRQGVYSDPRCSRTYLNHGVLIVGYGDDLQSGKPYWLIKNSWGTSWGMRGYFKISRTNNTCGITTRASYPRV; this is translated from the exons ATGAAGATATTTCTCTGTGTTTTACTTGTTGGTGTTTCGGTAGCAAAATCTAATCCGAAATGGGAGATGTTTAAAAAGACGTTTG ACAAAGCATACACCGCAGAAGAGGAAATATACCGCCGATCTGTATTTGAAGACAACCAGAAGTTCATTCAAAAACACAACGCCGAATTTGAAAAAGGACTTCACACTTATACTGTCGGTATCAACAAGTTTGCTGATCTG ACGGACGAtgaatttgtttcatttttccttggttatttaaaaatgaacacaACTACAGGAACAATGTATCAGGAGCCAAGTAATTTTAAAGCTCAAAATGCAGTAGACTGGACAAAACGGGGTTACGTCACACCTGTAAAAGACCAA aaaTATTGCCAATCTGGTTGGGCATTTTCTGCA gcTGGTTCTGTAGAAGGTCAGCATTTCAGGAGATCCTACAAATTAATCTCTCTCAGCGAACAGCAACTTATGGACTGTTCTCGAGACTACTCCAGTTGTTACAGTTCTAGGAGATATCCGGACGAcgcttttaaatatattaaagctCAAGGTATTGAATCAGAAAAAGACTACCCATATAAAGGACAG tCTGGGGTATGCAAGTACAATGCTAGCCTAGTTGTTGCTACAGTTACCAGTTATGGACACGTTTCTAACAATGAAAGATCACTAATGAGCGCTGTGGGTTCTGTTGGTCCAATCTCGGCTATGATGGATGCTCGTTCCTCTTCATTCCGGTCATATCGTCAAG GAGTTTACTCTGATCCAAGATGCAGTCGCACATATCTGAATCATGGAGTCTTGATTGTTGGTTACGGTGACGATCTTCAATCCGGTAAACCCTATTGGTTGATTAAAAACAG CTGGGGTACTTCTTGGGGAA